The genomic segment TCTCCTTACTCATCTGTTCCTTTTTCTCAGCCTTTATAAAAGCAACTATAGATACAATCGCAACTAAAATTATCCAAGCCCAATCTTTATATATTTCACTACTTATTTTAAAAACTCCCATCCACGAATAAGATAAGCCTTCTAAAAATGGTAACTTTTGTTCTTTTTTCAAATAATAAGCTACCAAAACTACATCAACAAAGTATACTGCAATCATGGAAAAAATTGTAATTACAGGAATTCCTTTTGTAATATCCCTCATTGGCAAAGTTTCATATTTTGGATTTAGTAAATTTTCATTTTTAGCATTTGCTCCAAATTTACTTTGACGCATAGGTTTGACAATATTTTTATTCTCTGTCTCTTTCTTTTTTATTTTTATTCCAAATATCCAACCAAAAAAAACTATAAAAAATATAATTATAGAAATTATTTTATATCCTAAAAAAATCATCGAAAATCCTAAGCAAATCATAGCTGCAACAATAGAACTTAACCCCGAAAATAAGATTCCATTCAAATATCTCTTCATAAATAATCCCTTTCATCTAATTTTTATTCAGTTTTTCTATTAAAAAGACTAACAGATTTTCACAGAAAATCTCCATTTCGTTTCCAAAAGCTAAAATAATAGCATCTTTTAAATCTTTCACATAAATTACACCGTCTGTCACTCCAACCTTATAATTTTCCCATTCATAAACTTCATCATCAAATGTAATATTTTCTTTCGAAACTTTTATTTTCTTTAAATTATCAAAATTCTCAATTTGCTTCTTATCTGAGAAAAAACTGAAACTTAATTTATGTGATTTTCTAAATGGAAATTCCTCATTTCTACCATTTTCAATATTTTCTAACGCACTTGGATAATTCTGTTTTACAAAATCTTCTTGAAATAAATCAAAAGCATCTTTTTTATACCCCCCTGCATTAATTTTTTCCCACTTTCCTTCGTTAGATTTGAAAAAAATGGCTGAAAATGTATTTCCTACCATATACACTTCTTTTGAAAAAAAGTATTTCAAATTTTTATAATAATTTTTTTCATTTTTTCCTACGCTAAAACCATCATCATAAAAATAAATGTTTGGATATTTCTTTTTATAATATGAAAACACAAAGAAATCTACTATAGCCAATATAATTAATAAAACTATAAAAATCATAACAGTAGAAATATAAAAATTTCTGCTAATCTCGACTGTAAATAATAAAACTACTCCTATATTTAATACCAGCAAAGAAATTAAAAATTTTGCCGAATTAAAAATTATTTTTAACCAGTTCGCCTTTTCCACTTTTTTGAAATTTTCCTGTAACATATTTTTTCACTCCTCTAATATTTCAAATTAAGTCAGACAGCGTCTGATCTTTTCAGTTTCTTTACTTAACCACTTTCATTTTCACAACCTAAAATTTACTCAAAAATCTCCTTTTCCCCTATCTTTCTAATTTCAACTTCCCCAATTTCCTTCAGAATTACAAAACTAATTCCATCACTCGTACTTTTTTTATCCCTTTTCATAATTTCAGAAATCCTGTCTTTCGGATATTCAATCTCAGTCGGTAAATTCAATGCCTTCAACAATTTCTCAATTTTTAAAAATTCATCTTTTTTAGTAAACCCTTTTTTCTCCCCAATTTTTGTAATGTCCACCATTCCAGCAGAAATTGCTTCCCCATGTGAATATTTCTCATAATTTGTAAACTGCTCTATTGCATGTCCGATAGTATGTCCAAAATTCAATATCATTCTCAAATTACTTTCCTTCTCATCTTTTTCCACAACTTCCTTTTTTATCTCACATGAACGGTAAACAATCTCATTCACATATTTCATCAAATGTTCACGCAATTTCTGTTTATAATTTTCATCATCATAAGAAACTTCAACTGTTTCCACTATTTCCACAAGTCTGTCGAAAAACTTCTTATCATAAATACATCCATATTTCACAATTTCTGCAAATCCATCATAAAAATATCTGTCCGTCAATGTATTCAAAAAATAATTATCAATTAAAACAAGCTTAGGTTGATGAAACGCTCCAACAAGATTTTTTCCCTCCGGCAAGTCAACACCGACTTTTCCGCCAACACTGCTGTCAACCTGTGAAACAATCGTCGTCGGTATCTGTATAAATCCAATCCCACGCATATAACTGGCAGCCGCAAATCCGGCAATATCTCCAACAACTCCGCCACCAAATGCAACAACCATATCCTTTCTTGTAAGCCCTGCATTTACCATTGCTGAATAAATTTCAGGCATTATTCCAATATGCTTATTTTTCTCTCCTGCTTCTAGCACATAAATCGTATAGTCAAACCCTTTAAACATTTTCTCATATTCATTTTTATAAATCTTATCCACATTAGAATCAGTAATCACAAATAATTTTTTGCCATTATAAATCTTTTCAATATATTCAGGAAATTTCTCAAAA from the Leptotrichia trevisanii DSM 22070 genome contains:
- the aroB gene encoding 3-dehydroquinate synthase, translating into MEILNVGLGENSYDIVIGKNFFEKFPEYIEKIYNGKKLFVITDSNVDKIYKNEYEKMFKGFDYTIYVLEAGEKNKHIGIMPEIYSAMVNAGLTRKDMVVAFGGGVVGDIAGFAAASYMRGIGFIQIPTTIVSQVDSSVGGKVGVDLPEGKNLVGAFHQPKLVLIDNYFLNTLTDRYFYDGFAEIVKYGCIYDKKFFDRLVEIVETVEVSYDDENYKQKLREHLMKYVNEIVYRSCEIKKEVVEKDEKESNLRMILNFGHTIGHAIEQFTNYEKYSHGEAISAGMVDITKIGEKKGFTKKDEFLKIEKLLKALNLPTEIEYPKDRISEIMKRDKKSTSDGISFVILKEIGEVEIRKIGEKEIFE